A single Actinomadura algeriensis DNA region contains:
- a CDS encoding DUF6191 domain-containing protein: MKSPFRRRKRVKGRPMGNRPEPAEPEVVDWPHDGTGRTSLMGAIRGDGETGAGFGGGMFEDLAAAFEGSRKVKQEEQERQKLLREDDHKVAGSGRDDLDSGKIRIRRSGSEGPGPDAPPPAPE, translated from the coding sequence GTGAAGTCACCCTTTCGCCGCCGTAAGCGCGTCAAGGGCCGCCCGATGGGCAACCGGCCCGAACCCGCCGAGCCCGAAGTCGTCGACTGGCCCCACGACGGGACCGGCCGGACGTCGCTGATGGGCGCCATCCGCGGCGACGGTGAGACCGGCGCCGGGTTCGGCGGCGGCATGTTCGAAGACCTCGCCGCCGCGTTCGAGGGCTCCCGCAAGGTCAAGCAGGAGGAGCAGGAGCGGCAGAAGCTGCTGCGCGAGGACGACCACAAGGTGGCGGGGTCCGGACGCGACGACCTGGACTCCGGCAAGATCCGCATCCGCCGCAGCGGCTCCGAAGGGCCGGGTCCGGACGCGCCGCCTCCCGCTCCGGAATAG
- a CDS encoding phosphopantetheine-binding protein: MTNDDAADAAEAEIEEEIEIDEAEVDEVVRGLTEDLVLVLGAEPPAAPIGPGSTFFEDIGLESIEFAALAGRLRARHGDRVDLAEIVAELDVDEFADLTVADLARHIAVARHEDEHG, from the coding sequence ATGACGAACGACGACGCCGCCGACGCCGCCGAGGCCGAGATCGAGGAGGAGATCGAGATCGACGAGGCCGAGGTCGACGAGGTCGTCCGCGGGCTGACCGAGGACCTCGTTCTCGTGCTCGGCGCCGAGCCGCCGGCCGCGCCCATCGGCCCCGGCAGCACGTTCTTCGAGGACATCGGCCTGGAGAGCATCGAGTTCGCCGCGCTCGCCGGCCGGCTCCGCGCCCGCCACGGCGACCGGGTCGACCTCGCCGAGATCGTCGCCGAACTGGACGTCGACGAGTTCGCGGACCTGACCGTCGCCGATCTCGCCCGGCACATCGCCGTCGCCCGCCACGAGGACGAGCATGGCTGA
- a CDS encoding glycosyltransferase produces the protein MSNRRARRVQVPSILGEQGIRAETPKRRFLFAVPPVARHVAPTVAVAAELAGRGHKVAWTGDRAALEPLLRAGSRIYSAGDDAFTAHLRETRAGRLRLRGPAALRSHWEDVVVPLGHAMLPGVDTAIDRFRPDALICDQQVLAGPVAARLRGLPWATAAATPAEFARPLAGTPLLERWVRDQIGDFQLDHGIEDLLDLRFSDHLVLVFSTGALLGDVSFFPDHFAFVGPVPGRSAAAAFPWERLDGRPAVLFDLGTPDGPDAERFLRVAADAVRGLDVQAVLAAPPGTVADPPPNVLVREHVPRAGLLERASAIVCRGGFDTVGEALGRGVPMVLAAARDDEPVVAGQVERAGAGVPVRFARGTSGELRTALGEVLTDPAYRDAAGRVRDSFAAAGGAAEAADRLEKLA, from the coding sequence ATGAGCAACCGCCGCGCCCGCCGCGTCCAGGTCCCGTCCATCCTCGGCGAACAGGGCATCCGGGCGGAGACGCCCAAACGCCGCTTCCTGTTCGCGGTGCCGCCCGTCGCCCGGCACGTCGCCCCGACCGTCGCGGTCGCCGCCGAACTCGCCGGGCGCGGCCACAAGGTCGCCTGGACCGGCGACCGCGCCGCCCTCGAACCGCTGCTGCGCGCCGGGTCGCGCATCTACTCCGCGGGCGACGACGCGTTCACCGCGCACCTGCGCGAGACCCGCGCCGGACGGCTGCGGCTGCGCGGCCCCGCCGCGCTCCGCTCCCACTGGGAGGACGTCGTCGTCCCGCTCGGCCACGCGATGCTGCCGGGAGTCGACACCGCGATCGACCGGTTCCGCCCGGACGCGCTGATCTGCGACCAGCAGGTCCTCGCCGGGCCCGTCGCGGCGCGGCTGCGCGGGCTGCCGTGGGCGACGGCGGCGGCGACGCCCGCCGAGTTCGCCCGCCCGCTCGCCGGGACGCCGCTCCTCGAACGGTGGGTACGCGACCAGATCGGCGACTTCCAGCTCGACCACGGCATCGAGGACCTGCTCGACCTGCGGTTCTCCGACCATCTCGTGCTGGTCTTCTCGACCGGCGCACTGCTCGGGGACGTCTCGTTCTTCCCCGACCACTTCGCGTTCGTCGGCCCCGTGCCGGGCCGTTCCGCCGCCGCCGCGTTCCCGTGGGAGCGGCTGGACGGGCGCCCCGCCGTCCTGTTCGACCTCGGGACGCCCGACGGCCCGGACGCCGAACGGTTCCTGCGCGTCGCCGCCGACGCCGTCCGCGGGCTGGACGTCCAGGCGGTGCTCGCCGCGCCGCCCGGCACGGTCGCCGACCCGCCGCCGAACGTGCTGGTCCGCGAGCACGTCCCGCGGGCGGGGCTGCTCGAGCGGGCGTCGGCGATCGTGTGCCGGGGCGGCTTCGACACCGTCGGGGAGGCGCTCGGCCGGGGCGTGCCGATGGTGCTCGCGGCGGCCCGCGACGACGAGCCGGTGGTCGCCGGGCAGGTCGAGCGGGCGGGCGCCGGGGTCCCGGTCCGGTTCGCGCGCGGCACGTCCGGCGAACTGCGCACGGCGCTCGGCGAGGTCCTCACCGACCCCGCCTACCGGGACGCCGCCGGACGCGTCCGCGACTCGTTCGCCGCCGCCGGGGGAGCGGCCGAGGCCGCCGACCGCCTGGAGAAGCTCGCCTGA
- a CDS encoding pyridoxamine 5'-phosphate oxidase family protein, whose amino-acid sequence MSASDALSEPELAAERPHMPGYGIRGPNEGSGLLPWSWAVERMRAARNFWLCTVRPDGRPHAMPVWGAWSGEALMFSSAVPSRKMVNLRANPNVVVTTEAAENPVVIEGRAEVVTEPRALQRFIDLVNSKYATRYRVDFLDPEVNATVAVRPQRAFGLQQGDFTGSPTRWRFTT is encoded by the coding sequence ATGTCGGCTTCCGACGCCCTGTCGGAACCGGAACTCGCCGCTGAACGTCCGCACATGCCGGGCTACGGCATCCGGGGACCGAACGAGGGCAGCGGCCTGCTCCCGTGGTCCTGGGCCGTGGAACGGATGCGGGCGGCGCGCAACTTCTGGCTGTGCACGGTCCGTCCGGACGGGCGGCCGCACGCGATGCCGGTGTGGGGCGCGTGGTCCGGGGAGGCGCTGATGTTCAGCAGCGCCGTCCCGTCCCGGAAGATGGTGAACCTGCGGGCCAACCCCAACGTGGTGGTGACCACCGAGGCGGCCGAGAACCCGGTCGTGATCGAGGGCCGGGCGGAGGTCGTCACCGAGCCGCGGGCGCTCCAGCGGTTCATCGACCTGGTGAACTCCAAGTACGCCACCCGCTATCGTGTGGACTTCCTGGACCCGGAGGTGAACGCGACCGTCGCGGTGCGGCCACAGCGGGCGTTCGGGCTGCAGCAGGGAGATTTCACCGGTTCTCCCACCCGGTGGAGGTTCACGACCTGA